A genome region from Sporolituus thermophilus DSM 23256 includes the following:
- a CDS encoding helix-turn-helix transcriptional regulator gives MPRSEKLLRLLKIISLIEHRQGATIETLVGECGVCQRTIYRDIRALAESGLPVYYDSATRRYRFTRQVFLRPLTFTVDEASALLQCLDGFDHHTFPLANALRSAQDKVLACLPSERKEEVRRLRTVIDIRFDAPYQVSIATFTTLEKAINDQRRLHIVYYTKTRDAITERDVDPYVIVYRDKAWYLIAYCHLRQAVKLFRVDRILELSVLPASFTRPEFSVEDFFAGSWHIGQGEPLTVLLKFAPAAAKWVKDAVFHPTPQLREESNGMLWFEVTVNGDWEITRWILSFGPEVEVVSPGWLRQKVATLLRDAVQIYDK, from the coding sequence TTGCCGCGCTCAGAGAAACTTTTGCGGCTACTGAAGATAATATCGCTGATCGAACATCGCCAAGGGGCCACTATCGAAACCTTGGTCGGCGAGTGCGGGGTGTGTCAGCGTACCATTTATCGCGATATCAGAGCCTTAGCCGAAAGCGGTTTGCCGGTGTATTATGACTCAGCCACCCGCCGTTATCGTTTTACCAGACAGGTTTTTCTGCGTCCGCTTACTTTTACAGTAGACGAGGCATCTGCCTTATTACAGTGCCTAGATGGCTTTGATCATCACACCTTTCCCTTGGCCAATGCTCTGCGGTCGGCTCAGGACAAGGTGCTAGCCTGCCTCCCGTCCGAAAGAAAAGAAGAGGTGCGGCGTTTACGCACAGTAATCGATATTCGTTTCGATGCTCCTTATCAGGTTAGTATAGCTACATTTACAACTCTGGAAAAAGCGATCAATGACCAGCGCCGGCTGCATATTGTTTATTATACCAAGACCCGTGACGCAATTACTGAACGAGATGTTGATCCTTATGTCATTGTGTATCGGGATAAAGCGTGGTATCTGATTGCTTATTGTCATTTGCGCCAAGCAGTAAAGCTTTTTCGGGTTGACCGGATTTTAGAACTTAGTGTGCTACCAGCAAGCTTTACCCGGCCGGAGTTTTCGGTGGAAGATTTTTTTGCTGGCAGTTGGCATATCGGACAAGGAGAGCCGCTGACAGTTCTCCTTAAGTTTGCTCCAGCTGCCGCTAAATGGGTGAAAGATGCTGTTTTTCACCCCACGCCTCAACTGAGGGAAGAAAGTAATGGGATGCTTTGGTTTGAAGTAACGGTAAACGGTGATTGGGAAATTACCCGTTGGATTTTGAGCTTTGGACCGGAAGTTGAAGTAGTATCGCCGGGCT